Genomic segment of Saprospira sp. CCB-QB6:
ACTTAATCTGGCCGATACCAAGCTGCGTAAACTCAAGCATAAAATTGGACAGTTGGAGAATCTAGAAGAGTTAGATTTGCGCTATAACAGCAAATTGGACCATTTGCCAGAAAGCATTAAGCAGTGCAAAAAACTAAAGAAAATCTATTTGAGAGGCTGCCCCATTCCCGAAGAAGAAAAGGCTTGCCTCAGAGAATGGTTGCCTGGCGTAAAGCTCTATTAAAAGCGCATTTTACTGGGGGCGAAGCCCCTTTTTTGGCCTAGCGATGTGAAGGGGTGGCCGAAGGCCAGACCGAAGCGGCTTTGCCGCTGAAGGGCCGAGCGAGCAGCGAGCCCCGAAACGTAGCGCCGCAAGCGCAGCGCAGCGGAGGCCCCAAAATAAAACAAAATCAATTCGTTAAACCCGTTTGGGCATTTGCGTCTAAGGGGAAAAAACTTATGAAACGAAAAGATTTTTTGAAGCGTAGTTTATTTGCCCTTGGAGCCTTAGGGTTGGGGGCAAGTTGTCGTAAGGATAGTGATGAAGAATTGAATGAAAACTGTCCATTGTCTCCAGTAGAAACGGCAGGGCCCTTCCCGATTCATAGTCCAGCAGATTTGGTGCAGCAAAACATTTGTGGAGATCGGACGGGAACTGCTTTAGTGATACAGCTTACGGTTATTCGGCAGACCGAGGAGGCTTGCACGCCTTTGGAGGGCTATTATGTAGATCTTTGGCATTGTGATGCTAAAGGCGATTATTCGGAATATGGGGGGACCAATATGCAGAGCACAGACTACCAGAATGTTAGTTTTTTGCGGGGTCGGCAGACCACAGATGCCAATGGACAAGTGCAGTTTATTAGCATTTTTCCAGGTTGGTACGATGGGCGGGCTCCCCATATTCACATTGAGGTGAAATCGTCCAATGAAGAATCTATTCGGGTGACGCAA
This window contains:
- a CDS encoding dioxygenase family protein, which translates into the protein MKRKDFLKRSLFALGALGLGASCRKDSDEELNENCPLSPVETAGPFPIHSPADLVQQNICGDRTGTALVIQLTVIRQTEEACTPLEGYYVDLWHCDAKGDYSEYGGTNMQSTDYQNVSFLRGRQTTDANGQVQFISIFPGWYDGRAPHIHIEVKSSNEESIRVTQIAFPKDICDEVYAQGPYEGDANTSNEQDNVFSDSLSKNMLDQLTGDIQSGYTLQKEIVVQL